Proteins encoded together in one Lutra lutra chromosome 4, mLutLut1.2, whole genome shotgun sequence window:
- the TCHHL1 gene encoding trichohyalin-like protein 1: MARLLKDVLCVIKTFHKYAQEDGDKASLTCTELKLLIQGEFGDILQPRAIHAVERNLNLLDTDSSGTISFDEFVLAIFNLLNLSYLDIQSLLKSEPRQVSNLEEKPDDMDLQVTSGTGQWTERTPPTQDRTIPPSGMTSSAQFNPTERGAVGHNGVENTKTCKLPVEEPGYNDPKNQHLEEDQQSQEEAQDVSATGDNRAQLETNKTTAESEKTDSPTKQEEQDKESPMEGNKPVREQSITKTRDQYGEQKGNLRTQSSPPEETTQRPSKDQEVTTEKDVKEHSKTQELSLPGNYEPNSEPADLPKQAAAQKPLQTEKLTDPEDDDRTSKTQGQGEDADRTPPETKNPAEPGDDGRASETQEPPAQGKEQETKDLSVQGDNRNVSETPDVRAIRKERRGPEVHGTAEQEENEIEIQLLILEDQPQDGKYQELQKSSKKRDAEAGSKTQESSSEGGDQNHPEIERTVTPEEEARHAEEGTAKALMSSKNVPAAEGTPGARERTRELAPLKNQSGEENKRVTKTHDKPVTDDDGYQEEDPEPTVTQNNEGSSEIPNSLTPEDGDNSSETNDLPVQGESQNQGDPLRESVERSHNGNPDTEKQVALGEESRTEEDVVLAVRVEEQDKQLTEEPEWATREEHRSLGSGTKGPGPAVYPNGHPEAQKSTARGEDRRSLKADFTDQFSIKQLPAKEDSRRKLKVQDPSTKGKEVRTPETQDAPVKNLDEDNSASPKTHLEREEPETLEEDESPQELAEANDQQNPAKKRYDVSVPQSRLEKKMQKNQEPGFVERDTVYSSPLYQYLQEKILQQKEMTQMEQQNQAQTARSSSPELLNNQSSAPLTNEISDCPIIFSDSQALHYTRECLPDADPADAQQTSAPLASEDKQSYPQEKKPVLQKEASTKEQ, encoded by the exons ATGGCTCGGCTCCTGAAAGATGTCCTCTGTGTAATCAAGACATTCCACAAGTATGCCCAGGAGGATGGTGACAAGGCATCGTTGACCTGCACAGAGTTGAAACTGCTCATCCAGGGCGAGTTTGGGGACATTCTTCAG CCACGAGCCATTCATGCTGTGGAAAGAAACTTGAACCTTCTGGATACTGACAGCAGTGGCACCATCAGTTTTGATGAATTTGTTCTTGCAATCTTCAACTTGTTGAATCTCTCCTATCTCGATATACAATCATTACTAAAATCAGAACCAAGACAAGTGTCTAATCTGGAGGAGAAACCTGATGATATGGATCTTCAGGTGACGAGTGGCACTGGCCAGTGGACAGAGCGAACTCCACCAACTCAAGACAGAACTATACCTCCTTCAGGAATGACATCATCAGCTCAATTCAACCCTACAGAAAGGGGAGCAGTTGGACACAATGGGGTTGAAAACACCAAGACTTGCAAACTGCCAGTGGAAGAACCTGGGTACAATGACCCTAAAAACCAACACCTGGAAGAAGATCAACAGAGCCAGGAGGAGGCCCAAGATGTGTCAGCAACAGGAGACAATAGGGCTCAACTTGAGACAAATAAGACAACAGCAGAATCAGAAAAGACTGACAGTCCCACAAAGCAGGAGGAACAGGATAAGGAGAGTCCCATGGAGGGAAATAAACCAGTCAGGGAGCAAAGTATCACTAAGACAAGGGATCAATATGGAGAACAGAAAGGGAACCTAAGAACACAAAGTTCTCCACCAGAAGAAACAACACAGAGGCCTTCCAAAGATCAGGAAGTTACAACAGAAAAGGATGTTAAGGAACATTCTAAAACACAAGAACTATCACTGCCAGGAAATTATGAGCCCAATTCAGAGCCTGCTGACCTGCCAAAACAAGCTGCTGCCCAGAAACCATTGCAGACAGAGAAACTAACTGATCCTGAGGATGATGATAGAACATCCAAGACCCAAGGACAAGGAGAGGATGCCGACAGGACACCACCTGAGACAAAGAATCCAGCTGAACCTGGGGATGATGGCAGAGCATCTGAGACCCAAGAACCACCAGCacaaggaaaagaacaagaaacaaaggaCCTGTCTGTCCAAGGTGATAACAGAAATGTTTCAGAAACACCTGATGTTAGGGCtataaggaaagagaggagaggccCTGAGGTCCATGGAACAgcagaacaggaagaaaatgagatagaaattCAACTACTAATCCTGGAAGACCAACCACAGGATGGAAAGTATCAGGAACTCcaaaagtcatcaaaaaaaaGGGATGCTGAAGCAGGTTCTAAAACACAAGAGTCAAGCTCAGAAGGAGGAGATCAGAACCATCCTGAAATTGAAAGAACAGTCACCCCAGAAGAAGAGGCAAGACATGCTGAGGAAGGCACAGCAAAAGCACTTATGAGCAGTAAAAATGTCCCTGCAGCAGAAGGGACACcaggagcaagagaaagaacacgGGAATTAGCACCACTCAAGAACCAGTCTGGAGAGGAAAATAAGAGGGTCACAAAGACTCATGACAAGCCAGTCACGGATGATGATGGTTACCAGGAAGAGGATCCCGAGCCCACAGTCACACAGAATAATGAGGGTTCTTCTGAAATTCCCAACAGCCTGACTCCAGAGGATGGTGATAACAGTTCAGAGACAAATGACCTGCCTGTGCAAGGGGAATCCCAGAATCAAGGAGACCCTCTCAGAGAGTCTGTGGAAAGAAGTCACAATGGTAACCCAGACACTGAGAAACAGGTAGCACTGGGTGAGGAAAGCAGAACTGAGGAGGATGTGGTGCTGGCAGTCAGAGTCGAAGAACAGGATAAGCAGCTCACTGAGGAACCAGAATGGGCTACCAGAGAAGAGCACAGAAGTCTGGGCTCAGGGACCAAAGGCCCAGGTCCAGCTGTGTACCCCAATGGACATCCAGAGGCACAGAAGTCCACAGCAAGAGGTGAAGACAGAAGGTCCCTGAAGGCAGACTTCACTGACCAGTTTTCCATAAAGCAGCTTCCAGCAAAGGAAGACAGCAGAAGAAAGCTAAAGGTCCAAGACCCAAGtaccaaaggaaaagaagttaGGACACCAGAGACCCAGGACGCTCCAGTAAAAAATCTAGATGAGGACAATTCAGCATCCCCCAAAACACACCTTGAAAGAGAGGAACCTGAAACATTGGAAGAGGATGAAAGCCCCCAAGAGTTGGCAGAAGCCAATGACCAACAAAATCCAGCCAAGAAAAGATATGATGTTTCAGTCCCCCAGTCCAGACTTGAAAAGAAGATGCAGAAGAACCAAGAACCTGGTTTTGTAGAGAGGGATACTGTCTATTCCAGTCCTCTGTACCAGTACCTGCAAGAGAAGATACTGCAACAgaaggaaatgacccaaatggAGCAGCAAAATCAAGCTCAGACAGCTAGGTCATCAAGCCCAGAGCTCCTCAACAACCAGTCAAGTGCACCCCTCACCAATGAGATCTCAGATTGTCCTATCATCTTCAGTGACAGCCAAGCATTACATTACACCAGGGAATGTCTCCCTGATGCAGATCCTGCTGATGCACAGCAAACATCAGCTCCCCTAGCCTCAGAAGATAAGCAGAGTTACCCTCAGGAAAAGAAACCAGTACTACAAAAGGAGGCAAGCACCAAAGAGCAATGA